The following proteins come from a genomic window of Gimesia chilikensis:
- a CDS encoding glycine C-acetyltransferase: protein MYGSIKQELEKTLAEIKDAGLYKSERIITTPQDAHIRVAAGEPVLNMCANNYLGLAEHPEVIAAAHEGLDQWGYGLSSVRFICGTQSIHKDLEQKLSTFLGTEDTILYTSCFDANGGLFETLLTKEDAIISDELNHASIIDGVRLCKAQRYRYKNNNMQDLEEQLKAAQSARFRLIATDGVFSMDGYIANLPAICDLADKYDALVMVDDSHAVGFMGAHGKGTHEFHDVMERIDILTGTLGKALGGASGGYTSGRKEVIDLLRQRSRPYLFSNSVAPPIVAASIKAIDLLTASTELRDKLETNTKHFRAGISQVGFDVLPGEHPIVPIMLGDASLAAQVADALLQKGIYVIGFSYPVVPQGKARIRTQISAAHSIEDLDFAIEKFKEVREELGI from the coding sequence ATGTACGGATCGATCAAACAGGAACTGGAAAAGACGCTCGCAGAAATCAAGGACGCCGGTCTGTATAAGTCGGAGCGGATCATCACCACGCCGCAGGACGCACACATTCGTGTGGCAGCCGGTGAGCCGGTGTTGAACATGTGCGCGAACAATTATCTCGGACTGGCCGAACATCCCGAGGTGATTGCAGCTGCCCACGAGGGTCTGGATCAGTGGGGCTACGGTTTGTCCTCGGTCCGGTTTATCTGCGGAACCCAGTCGATACACAAGGACCTGGAGCAGAAACTGAGTACGTTCCTGGGGACGGAAGATACGATCCTGTATACTTCGTGCTTCGATGCCAACGGCGGGCTGTTTGAGACACTGCTTACGAAAGAGGATGCAATCATTTCGGATGAGCTGAATCATGCGAGCATCATTGACGGTGTGCGGCTCTGTAAAGCGCAGCGGTACCGCTACAAGAACAACAACATGCAGGACCTCGAAGAACAACTCAAGGCGGCACAGTCGGCCCGCTTCCGTCTGATTGCCACCGATGGTGTGTTTTCAATGGACGGCTACATTGCGAATCTGCCGGCGATCTGCGATCTGGCAGATAAGTACGATGCACTGGTGATGGTCGACGATTCGCATGCGGTTGGCTTCATGGGAGCGCACGGCAAGGGGACGCATGAATTCCACGACGTGATGGAGCGGATTGACATTCTGACGGGAACGCTGGGCAAGGCACTGGGTGGTGCCAGCGGTGGATACACCAGTGGTCGCAAGGAAGTGATCGATCTGCTGCGGCAGCGGTCGCGTCCTTACCTGTTCTCGAATTCCGTTGCACCGCCGATTGTGGCTGCGTCGATCAAAGCCATCGATCTGCTGACCGCTTCGACGGAACTCCGCGACAAGCTGGAAACGAACACGAAACATTTCCGCGCGGGCATCTCGCAGGTCGGCTTTGATGTGCTACCGGGCGAGCATCCGATTGTGCCCATCATGCTGGGTGATGCGTCGCTGGCGGCTCAGGTTGCTGACGCGTTATTGCAGAAGGGGATCTACGTGATCGGGTTCTCTTATCCCGTGGTGCCTCAGGGCAAGGCGCGGATCCGGACCCAGATTTCCGCGGCGCACTCGATTGAAGATCTGGATTTCGCGATCGAGAAATTCAAAGAGGTCCGCGAAGAGCTGGGAATTTAA